From the genome of Candidatus Defluviilinea proxima:
TTGCTTTTACATTCTCCTACTACCCTTTTCGAGAAAAACTTCAGTTCGATACCGACGAAGGATTGAATTTGATGCGCTCGATGTTGGTTGTATTGAAATATCCACTATACAGCGAAATTTCTAGCGACCAACCACCGCTATTTACCCAGGTTTTAGCTCTTGTTTTCCGCATTGTTGGATTTGAAGTAAACCCTGCCCGCATATTGGTCTTATTGTTTTCCACCATGCTCGTCTGGGCGGGCGCTCAATTCTTACAACTCACATCAGGAAAATTAGCTGCTCTTTTATTTTTACCACTTATCATCATAGTGCCTCGATACCTGGGACTTAGCGTGTCTGTAATGATAGGTGTGCCTTGCATTGCATTAGCAATGGTATCCATGCTCTTTATAACACTCTGGCATCTGAAAAAAAATAACGTATATCTGGTAATTTCTGGCTTTGCGTTGGCTTTATCAGCACTTATCAAACTCTTTACCGGTTTCCTAGTCCCTATTTTCTTGATTGGCATTACTATCTCCGCTTTTCTCGAGGAAAGAGAAAACGGGCTCTCATGGAAGGTGTTCCGACCGGCACTCACCTGGACATTATGTTTCGCAGGTTTGGGAACATTGCTTGGATTGATCTTAGTTGGGCCGCAAAATGTATGGTCCATCATTTTTCCTCCTCTTACTGCACCTACTAAAGACATATTCCAAAACGAATCTTTCGCTATCAATACCCACCTTCAAGCCGCTGTTCCGTTATTATTTTTGGGATTTGGCGGCATATTGATCTCATCTCTTAAGCGAAACTGGCTCATCCTATATCCGTTGACATGGGCAATATTAGCTTATAGCCTATTTAGCTTTTACTCACCGGTTTTTTATCATCACCAGTTATTGATCACGATCCCAGCCGCAATGTTGGCCGCTGCAGGTCTTGGAGAAGGGATATATGCGCTCGCTAGCATAAGGCGTTTTCCGGATGTCATAAATATCCGCACCCTATTGGGCGTAACCATCTTGATAGGCTTCGCTTTTGTCTCTATCCATTACACGCCAGTACTGGACAAGGAATTGATGAACAAGCCCCGTATCAGTAACTTCACTTTAAAAGCCACTCTGGGCAAGTTGAAAATCCTTCGTGCAATGAATGAATATGCTGACCAAACAAATTGGGTCGTAACAGATACGCCAATGTACGCATTTCGCATTCACCGTCCAGTTCCTCCTAATTTAGCAACTTTCTCACAAAAACGATTATCCACCGGCAGTCTAACAGAAGAGGATATCCTTTTGGCAATGCGCGAATACCACCCCGAGCAGGTACTCATAGCACGTTTTGAGATCCCTGCCCTTGAAGACTACCTAAAAGAAAATTACACTCTCGTAGCCTCTGAAGAGTTTCTTCGTCTGTTCATCCGCAACGACTTAAAACCGCTCACTGAGTAGATCAACTATATTAGTTTTTTCTCTCATCATATCTTTTTCATGCATCAAAACAACTTTCAAATAAACCCTTGCTCCGGAGATGAAGGATGAAACAAGCAATACAAAAGTTATTTAAAAACGAGACCTTCACTTCCACTTTACTGATTCTCTTCACGACTATCTTCACGTATGGCATCAGCATCCCCAAGCTCGGATACTATTACGATGACTGGTATTTGCTCTGGTCGGGACAGATACGTGGTGCAGAAAGTATTATCTCGTTATTTTCCACGGACCGCCCATTTATGGGTGTTGTTTATTCGTATGTGTATCGTCTTTTAGGGGACAGTATTATCAATTGGCATGTATACGCGCTCCTCTGGCGCTTTATAGGCGGGATGGCATTTTTCTGGATTCTCCGTTTGCTTTGGCCAAAAGAAAAATACATTACTGCCCTGATGACAGTACTTTTCATCGTCTACCCGGGCTTTCTTTCTCAGCCAGATGCAAACACAAAACAAAATCATCTTTACGGGTTTGGCACAGCGCTTCTCTCCATTGCCTTGATGCTTCAAGCCATGAAAACAAACTCCCGTATATGGAAGATCGTCTTCAGTATCCTTTCTCTTATTCTGACCGCAAATTATTTATTTATTTATGAATACATGATCGGATTTGAAGGCACACGCTTATTACTAATCGGATATGTACTATTCCAGTCTGGAGTTAACAAATTCCGTCCGCTAGCCATCGAAAGTATCAAACGCTTCTTACCTTACGCCACAGTCACCGCCGCATTTTTATATTGGCGCATTTTCATCTTCGATAGCAGTCGCAACGCCACTGATGCATCTCGATTGGCCGAGGATTATCTCAGCAACCTGCGCTATATGTCCCTTCGGTTGATTCTGGAAACGACAAAGGATTTTTTAGACACGTCGATTTTTGCGTGGTTTGTAAAACCCTACCAATCATTGGCAGGGGCTACCTATTCGAGTTTAGGTAATGTACTTCTCATTGCATTGCTTGTTATTGCATTGGTTTTGTTCTATAATTCTTTATTCAAAAAATGGTGGGGCTCAGAATATAACGAAGTTGACGCCCCTCGGCTCACAAAAGAATTGCTCGTAATCGGAATCCCTGCCATCATCTTTGCAGTTGTACCGGTCATACTCTCTGGCAGGCAAGTGGACCTGAACGACGCGTATAAAAGCTATGGCCTTCACCCGATCAGCGGCGTAGTGTTGTTCGTTACAGCCATCTTATTGATGCTCAAGCCGGGCTTCCGTAAAATAGCTTTACTGGCCCTTATCGGGATTTCCGTTACCACCCAAGCACTGAACGCAGATTACTGGGCACAATTTTGGACTTTACATCGCAATACCTGGTGGCAACTGAGTTGGCGCGCTCCCGATATTCAAGATGAAACTCTCATTATGGCCTATACGCCAGAAGGATTCCGTACACAACAGGATTACGAAATATGGGGCCCAGTGAACCTGATCTACAATCCTGAACCAGCCAAAGTACCAGCTATCACTGCTGAAGTACTCACTTACGATACCGCCTTCAATGTGCTAAAACACGAGACGATTGGTAATCGGGTTCGTGACATTAGAGTCCGCAGACAATTCGGCAACCTTCTTTTGATCAGTGTTCCTTCAACTTCTTCATGTATGCACGTAATCGACGGATCATTGCCAGTCTATGCCGAAAACGAACCTTTACTCACACAACTAATCGGCGAGAACTCACACATCGACCGCATCATTACAAGTGGAACATCACCAGCCCCTTCCCCTTCCATCTTTGGTTCAGAACCTGAGCACGATTGGTGTTAC
Proteins encoded in this window:
- a CDS encoding glycosyltransferase family 39 protein codes for the protein MKNQTTDKARWGTFSNSLLPIFIALIFFAFTFSYYPFREKLQFDTDEGLNLMRSMLVVLKYPLYSEISSDQPPLFTQVLALVFRIVGFEVNPARILVLLFSTMLVWAGAQFLQLTSGKLAALLFLPLIIIVPRYLGLSVSVMIGVPCIALAMVSMLFITLWHLKKNNVYLVISGFALALSALIKLFTGFLVPIFLIGITISAFLEERENGLSWKVFRPALTWTLCFAGLGTLLGLILVGPQNVWSIIFPPLTAPTKDIFQNESFAINTHLQAAVPLLFLGFGGILISSLKRNWLILYPLTWAILAYSLFSFYSPVFYHHQLLITIPAAMLAAAGLGEGIYALASIRRFPDVINIRTLLGVTILIGFAFVSIHYTPVLDKELMNKPRISNFTLKATLGKLKILRAMNEYADQTNWVVTDTPMYAFRIHRPVPPNLATFSQKRLSTGSLTEEDILLAMREYHPEQVLIARFEIPALEDYLKENYTLVASEEFLRLFIRNDLKPLTE